TCGCGTCGTCGATGGGCTGGGGTACGCGGCGTGTACCGTCGGTGGAACCGACGCGACGGCTGCGGTCGAATCGCTCGTCGACGACGTCGCGCGGCCGGACGTCCGGTACGTCCTGCTCGGCGCAGTCGCCCCCGCGTGGTACAACCTGCTCGATCTTTCGCGGATCCACGAGGCCGCCGAGCGGCCGGTTCTCGCCGTGACCTTCGAGGCGAGCGACGGCCTCGAGGCTGGCCTCAGAGATGCGTTTTCCGGACCCGAACTCCAGCAACGACTGGAGACGTACCGATCGCTCCCCGATCGTCGCGACGTGTCGGTCAACGACGAGACCGTCTACGTCAGACACCTCGGCTGCGACGCCGACGAGGCCCGCGAGATCGTTCGCGCCTTTACACCCGACGGGGGTCGCCCGGAACCGCTCCGGGTTGCCCGGCTGGCGGCGCGGGCGGCGAACGCGTATCTCGGTGATCGGGAGTGAGATCGTCGATCCGTTTCGACGAACGGACGGCTACCGGTATCACTGGCGGACGAGGACCTCTCTCGTTCTCATCAAAAACAGCGTGCTGAATACGGCGGGGTAGTCAGCATGTGGTTTCTAGTAGCTTCTGCGGATTTCAACGGAGCCGGGGATTTCGGATGTTGCGCGGCGTAACGCTACTATCCAGGTCCAAAGGCCGCGATATCGGCTCCCACTGTCGCCAGTGCGTCGGCGGGGTTCGGGTCGCTGTCGGCCAGATGCGTGTACTGGTGTTCCGGAATGCGCGACAGTGCTGTCGTGACGGCCTCGCTGTATGTCTCGACGCCCGGTTCCGTCGGGTCATTGCCACCCCAGACGTCTCGGATGACCGTCATTGAATCGATGCGCACGTCCAGCCTGCGTGGCTCGTAGCGAGCCAACAGTTCGGAGAGTCCGAGTTGGAGGGCGACGTATTCGGCGGTGTTGTTCCCCGTTCGGGAGCCGACGGGTCGGCCGAGACGGACGAGTTGGTCCTCCGCAGCGTCCGTGATGACAGCGCCCGCACCCGCGGGGCCGGGGTTGCCGCGTGAACTGCCATCGACGTAGAGGACGAACGTGTCGCTCGTCGGTTCGGGGACGGATGGTCGGGTGAGTCCCGACGCGAGGAGGCTTTCGAGCGCGCGACGCAACTCGGGCGGGGTGGTTGCGGGGTCGAACAGACCGCCGTAGCCGGGGACAGCATCGTCGATGGCGTCGGTGGCGGCCGCCACCTCGTAGCCGACACCTGCGAGTACCTCGTCAACGAGCGTGGCGAGCGGCGAGAGATGTTCGGCCGGGAGAGGGTCGTCGGTCACGTCACTTGTCCCTTCGGGCTTCGGTTCCTGGCCCTCACACTCTCGTTCCCGGCCGATCTCGTTGGCTGGTCGCACCACTGCATATAGATCCTCGGTGGTCAAGCGGGATAATCTCTTCACGTGGCACCGGCGGCAGACCGTTTTGGATCAGTCGGCCCCTTGAACTCCTCGGTGGCTGGCACAAATGGCCTGCTGAATACAGCGGATGGGCCTTGTTTAGACGCTAGTGAGAGCGGTGCTGTGGCTCAATTCTGATCTTCCAGACGAGACCTCGTCGAGAGTTTTGCCCCTCGACCGAGGTGATGGTGTTGCTCCAATCTCGATAAAACGGCTGCAGAACCGAAATTGTAGAGTCCAGTTCCACGATGGCGATTCCATTTCCAACACCTATATATCTACTTTCGGTCTGTGGACCTCGTTACCCTCGAATTTTCGCGTCTAAACACGGCCCAGAGGATGAATTCAGCAGATCGGTAACGATAGGGTACAGCGTTAACGGTAGGATTCGTGGCCTACAATAACAAGCTGTGACCTTGTTACTTCATTCCATGGTTAAATGTACTCGATGCGGCCGTGATGTGGATGATCTTCAAAGCATCACGCCAGATGTTATCACGAAAGAACTAATCGACTCAGTCGATCGCGGCGAAGAAGACCTTGCCGGGGAGGATGATATGAGAGTTTGCGCCGAGTGTATGGATGAACTGAAGGGAGACTGAAAACGAAACGGGTATCATTACTGACGATTTCAGCACGATCTGGATTATAAGATTCGCGCCCTCTATTCAGCAGGGGTTGACCAACTCACCGAGATGTTGTCAGAAAAGGCGTGCTGGCTACGAGGTTATATGCAGCACGGCAACCTCGGTTATTTCGCCCCTTGATTCTGGATTCCCGGTAGAGAACCCGCGAATTGAGCATTGCGACGTCCGTGGCTATAGACGAAATTCACAATTCAAAAGTACACACATTCTTTCAAAAGGAATACTTTTTCCCAGGTCCTGGTCGATTGAGAGTATGAGTTACGGAATACCCTCTCTGCAAGTGGCGACGGGCGTTGTATTTGCTTACGTAATGCACTTCGTGGCAACTGCCTTGCACGACTTCTTCGGCTTCCTGTTCTCTGGCATGTTGACCGTCTTTGGTCTGTACATAGCCGCTCACGGGCTATTTACTGGTATCGAGGTAGCTGTGAATGGACCGTCAACCGACAATAATTCGGCTGAAACACGATAGCTGAGTGGCTCAATTGCACTTATCTCTGTGAATTACACACGCTGTGGTGAACAACTACCAGCCCACGTGATCGGCCCCTACTCGTGCCACATTCGCGCCCTGTATTCAGCACAACTCGATCGACGTCGTCCGGGCCTGACAGATTCTCGAGCGATCGCGTCCGAAGTAGATTGCATCGCGACTGCCACGACTCGAAAGAGGTAGGAGGCGGCCGCGTGTCCTGCCGGCCATGGGAGAGATGGAAGATCTCCGGGTCACCGCCTGCACCCGGTGTCCGGACCTCGTCGACTGTCGGAGTCGGATCGTCAACGGCACCGGCCCAGAGGACGCCGACGTGCTGTTCGTCGGCGAGGGGCCGGGTGCGAACGAGGACGAGCAGGGCGAACCGTTCGTCGGTCGCAGCGGCACCGTTCTGGACGACGCGCTCCGAACCGTCGGGCTCGATCGGGAGACCGTCCGCATCACGAACTGCGTGCGCTGTCGGCCGCCCGAGAACCGCGACCCGACGACCGAGGAACTCGAGAACTGCCGGGAGTACCTGGAGCGGGAGATCGACCTGCTCGACCCGGACGCGATCGTCACGCTGGGGAAGGTGCCCAGCGAACACCTGCTCGATCGATCGGTCGCCGTGACGAAGGAAGCCGGCGACGTCGCCGACGTGCGGATCGAGGGGACGCCGCGGCGAGTGTTGATCTGCGTCCACCCGGCGGCGACGCTTTACGATCGGAGCCAGGAGGAGACCTTCGAGACGACCCTCCAGCGGGCGGCGGACCTCGCTGGCGTCGACGGCAGCGACAACGGGAGCGGACAGACCCGACTCGACGGGTTTTGAGCGCGACAGGGACGCAAGATGCCCGGATCTCGGCCCGATTCCCCGGTTCGACCCGGAAACTATTGCCGATATGTATGACGCGACTGGAACGTCCGTCGAGCAAGCAGGACGGAGCGGTACCGCGTCTTCGGGGGCGAGACCGTCTCGACGGCGTCGTGACTGCTGGTCGTACTTACCGTGACCAAACCGGGAAAGTAGCCGTCGGCCCGAGTGAGGGTAGTGATTGACGACTCGATTTCTCTCTCACGACGGGAGTATCTCGCGGGAACGAGCGCTGTCGGAACGGCGGCCGTCGCCGGCTGCTTCGGGAGCCGATCGAACGAACTCACGATCGCGCACATGCCGATCTTTCCCGATCTGCAGTACTTCGTGATGGAGTCCGAGGGATTCCTCTCGGAGATCGACGCCGAGATCGACAGCCGGGAGTTCACCGACGGCCCGGCCATCGTCCAGGCGTACGGTGGCGGCGAAATCGACATCGCGATGTTCGGCATCGTGCCCGCGATGATCGTCATCGACCGTGGGATTCCGGCGACGGTGACCGCGACGAATATCAAAGAACCGATGGCGATCATGGCCCACGAGGAGTTCCAGACGCTGTGGGACGACCACGGCGCCGACGCCTTCGAGGTCTGGAAAGACGACCGCGGGGAGACGTTCCGATTCGGAACGTTCCCGCAGGGGTCGGTCCCCGACGTCTTGCTCCGGTACTGGCTCCGCGAGGAGGTCGGCGTCGATCCCGACGAGGCCGTCGATATCATCGAGATCGGCGGTGCGAACGCGGTGTTCCAGGCGATCGCGAACGACGAAATCGACGGCACGTCGATCATGGAACCGGTGCCCACTCGCGCCGAGTCGGAGGGCCTTCCGGTCCAGCTTTTCCGGACGTCGGCCGAAATCATGCCCGGACAACCCGCCGCCGTCACGCTGATGCACGACGAGGTCCGCGACTCGGACGTTGCGTCGCAGTTCCTCGAACAGCACGTCCGTGCGACGGATTTCATCCACGAGAACCCGGCGGAGACGGCCGACATCGTCGAGGACGGGATCGGTATGCCGGCCGAGCAGGCCCGACGGGCGCTCGACGGACCGCTCGCGAATTTCGTCACCGATCCGCGCGAGATCGAGAACGGGACGGAGATCTTCGCGTCGTTCGCACACGAGAACGGCCAGATCGACGACGAACTGTCGACCGAGGACGTCTTCGACTACGACCTCTACGATGGAGTCACATCGTGACGACGGAGGGAACCGACCGATGGCAACCGACGTAACACAGGAGATCGACCGGCCGAACGCGACGAGCAGGCTCCCGTTCGTTGACGTCGACCTCCGACGGCTCCTGTTCGGTGCCGGGGGAATCGCCGCGTTCGTCGCGCTCTGGTGGCTCGGCTCGCTCGTCCAGCCGTCGTACGTTCTTCCGTCGCCGATCGCCGTCGCCGAGACGTTCGCCGCCGAGGCCGCGAGCGGGGACCTGACCGCGGCGCTGGGACAGAGCGTCCGTCACTGGCTCCCGGGTGCCGTCGTCGGGACGGGCCTCGGAATCGGCGTCGGCATCGCACTGGCGTGGAGTTCGGTCCTCGACGACGTCTCGTCGCCGGTCGTTCGCGTGCTCCGACCGGTGCCGCCGCTCGCGCTGGTCGGCTTCGCGATCGCGTGGTTCGGCATCAACCACGCCGGCGCGGCGTTCATCATCGCCGTCGGCGCGTTCTGGATCAACTTCTACGCCGCCTACGGCGCCGTCGAGGGGGTGTCGGAGGACCTGCTGGACGTCGCTCGCAGTCTCGGCGTCAAGGGCAACCTCGAACTCGTCCGATCGGTGGTCGTGCCGGCCGCGTCGCCGGAACTCATGACCGGCATCCGGACCGGGATCGGTCGATCGTGGATGCTCGTCGTCGCCGCCGAACTCTTCGGCGTTCCCGGAATCGGCCGTGAAATTCTGCGGGCGTCGAACAACCTGCAGGTCGACGCGGTGATCACGTACATCCTCGCGTTGAGTCTCGTGTTCCTCGTCGTCGATACCGCGTTCCGCGCGGCCCAGCGGAGGGTTCTGGCGTGGCGGTAGACGATACCGACGCTTCCCGCGTCCGGGTCGACGGCGTCGGGAAGCAGTACGCCACCGAACAGGGCCCGGTGCAGGCACTCGAAGACGTCTCGTTCGAGGTCGAACCCGGCGAATTCGTCTGTCTCGTCGGCCCCTCCGGATCCGGAAAGACGACGCTGTTTCGCGTCGTCGCCGGCCTCGAATCGCCGACGTCGGGGTCCGTCTCCCTCGACGGGACGCCGGTCAGGGAACCGAACCCCGACATGGGAATCGTGTTCCAGGAGTACCACCTGTTCCCGTGGCGGACCGTCCGTGGGAATATCGCCTTCGGGCTGGAGCGGACGGACGTCTCGACGGACGACCGGGAACGGCGCGTCCAGCACCTCGTCGACCTCGTCGGACTGGACGGGTTCGAGGACAGTTATCCGAAGGCACTCTCCGGCGGGATGAAACAGCGCGTCGCACTCGCACGGGCGCTGGCCGTCGATCCCGCGCTCCTCCTGATGGACGAACCGTTCGGTGCCGTCGACGCGCAGACGAAGGAACGGCTCCAGACCGAACTCCTCGAGATCTGGGATCAGACGGGCAAGACCATCCTGTTCGTCACGCACGACGTCGAGGAAGCCGTGAAACTCGCGGACCGGATCGTCGTGATGGCGAAAGACCCGGGTCGAGTTCGCGAAATCGTCGAGATCGATCTTCCGCGCCCCCGATCGCGCGCCGACGAGGCGTTCGGCGAGTACTACGAGCGCGTTCTCGATCTCATCCGCGCCTGACCGACTTGTCACTTCGTGTTGACCGTCACCGATCGGATTCTCGCGTCGAGTCGATCGTCACCGATCGGTTTGTGACCCCATTTCGAATCCGTCCGATCGGGCCGGGGCCAAGCGAACTGCCAGTCGCCGTCGCGTTCGGCCCGTGCGCACCAGGTGATTGCTCGAAAGGTAATACACTTCAACGCGCCGCGCCGAGTGGGCGTATGAGCAGCGTCTCGTCCGCACAGGAGCAGTCGCTCGCCTCCGTGGTCGTCGTCGACTACGGACTCGGCAATCTGCGTAGCGTCACCCGCGGACTGGAGCGTGCGGGTGCCGACGTGGAGATCACCGACGATCCCGAGGCCTTCCACGCGGCCGACGGCGTCGTCCTCCCCGGCGTCGGTGCGTTCCGCGAGGGCGTCGAGAACGCCGATCCCCTCCGCGAGGATCTCCTCGAAGTCGCGGAGACCGGAACCCCACTCTTCGGCATCTGTCTCGGAATGCAGATGCTACTCACGACGAGCGAGGAAGGCGAAAACGAGGGCGAGTCCGCGGTGCAGGGCCTCGACCTGATCCCCGGCACCAACGTCCGGTTCGCGGAGGGCCAGAAGGTCCCCCACATGGGCTGGAACGAGCTCTCCGTCGATCGCGATCACCCGCTGGTCGAGGGTGTGGATGGAGAGTACGCCTACTTCGTCCACTCCTACTACGCGGTGCCGGACGACGAAATCGCGACCGTCGCGACCACCGACTACGAGATCGAGTTCCCTTCGATCGTCGCCAGCGAGGACGGCACCGTCTTCGGGACGCAGTTCCACCCCGAAAAGAGCGGCGAGACGGGCCTGCAGATTCTGCGGAACTTCGTCGAAATTTGCGCCAGCGAGTGAGGGTGTCGTAGAACTCTTCCCACGGTGTTGATTCCACCTATTTCGATGGTGAATGCACGCTCTGTACTTCTCGAATTAGGGTGCACGCATAGTAGGAGAGTGTCGACCGCGATCGGACTCGGCTTCGTCGCTTGAGGCGAACGGCACCGCCCGTTTTCGGGTAGGAGACCGCTCGTCCGTTCTCGAGTGGGAGTCTTCTGGTTCCGGGTTGGTAGTGGTGTCTGTGCCCACTACTGCTGGCACCGGTTACGTCGCGATCCCGGCCTCCGTACCGATACGACGGACCCAGATACTCCCCGATCGACCACCGTTTCGAGTCGACACATTCCATCACATCCTTACAGCGGCACCACGGGGTGTGTACCCCCCGATACAGCGGCACTCCGGAGTGGAAATCAACCGAATACGCATCTATCGTGGCATTTTTGACCTGATTCAGCGGAACTCCGGTGCCCGTTCCGTGGATCGAACAACGGCCGTGAATGTTTCTCCTCGGCCGTAATTGCCTCCTCTCAGAGCAGTTCGCGCACGTCCGAGTACCACATGTCGTGGTAGTCGACGTAGCCGACCCGGCGAGCGATCGCGACGGCGATCGCGTGCCAGCAGAGGTCGGTCGGATCGTCGGCGTCGAGGTTGTACTCGCTGTCCTTGCAGGTACAGCCGCCGTCCTCGACGATGTACTCGTCCTCGTAGCCGACGACGATCGTGAAATCGCGGTAGGCCTTCACCCGGTTCTCGCTGACGGCTTCGATGGCACGGGCTCCGCGATCGCCGTGCAACTGTGTGATCCGCTCGACGATCGCCGGCGTCAACTCGCCCGCCTCCTCGAGGGCGGCCTGCCAGCGATCGACGGGTGTGGCCTCCGACACGTGCGGAACTGTGCACCGAACTGTAAAATTGGTTTGGTTGTGTCGCCGTCAGGGCGGGCCGAACGACGCCTCGAAGCGTGATTTCCGGCGAGTCGGGCGGGAACGGGTATCGCTGCTGATCCCCGTCCGACACGTCGCATCACCTGCTTGACCGGATGCACCGGGAAAGAACGAAATTCGGCCTCCCTGACGCCTAGCGTGACCCAAAAATGGGTTCAGCGTCGAGGAGTACTGAAGGTTCGCTGGCGCCGAAGTACGGCTGTTGCCGGAGGACGGGGTGCTGTCGTCGCCCTTGGCCTGCTGTACGTCGTCCTCGCAGTCGGGTGGGCGATCGGACAACTGACCGCTGGCAAACCGGTTTCGAACGTGGCGCTCGTCGCCTGTTTTATCGGCATCCCCGGTCTGATCCTCCTGTACGGCGGCTATCGGTTGCCGCGAACCGACGTCCGGCCCGAGTTCTACCCCACGGTCGCGAACTGGTGTCTTGGTGGGGTCGGGCTGCTGCTCGGAATCCTCGCCCTCTACCAGTTCGAGCCCGCCGCGAGCGTGACCGATCCGTTCCGGGCGGTGCCCGTGCTCACCGTGTTCGGGAGCGTCGCCGGCTTCGGCGTCGGCGTCAACGACGCACTGGCCAAAACACGAGCCGCCGAAATCAGGTGTCGCAATCGGGAACTACAGCGGATCAAGGACCGGTTCGACGAGACGGTAGCTCGACTCGAGGTGGCCAATCGGGAATTCGAGGAATCGAACGAGCGTCTCGAGCAGTTCGCCTACGCGGCCTCCCACGACCTGCAGGAGCCCCTGCGGATGATCACGAGTTACCTCACGCTCATCGAGAACCGGTACGCCGACGAACTCGACGACGACGACGAGGAGTTCATCGAGTACGCCGTCGACGGGGGGGATCGGATGCGCGCGATGATCGACGGCCTGCTCGAGTACTCCGCGTCGAAACGCAGGGCGAGCCGTTCGAACCGGTCGAACTCGATGACGTGTTCGCGAACGTGCGGAAGGATCTCGAAGTGCAACTCGCCGAAAGCGACGCCACCGTGGATACCGAAGCGTTGCCCCGCGTCGAGGGCGACCGCAACCAGTTACGCCAACTGTTCCAGAACCTGCTCTCGAACGCGATCGAGTACAGCGGCGACGAACCGCCACGGGTGCACGTCACTGCCGAGCGAAACGGATCGAACTGTACGGTGTCGGTCGCGGACGAGGGAATCGGTATCGATCCGGCCGATTCCGATCGGGTCTTCGAGGTGTTCCGACGACTTCACGGCCGCGAGGAGTACGAGGGAACGGGGATCGGGCTCGCACTGTGTAAACGGATCGTCGAACGCCACGGCGGCGAGATCTGGGTGGACTCCGAACCCGGCGAGGGCTCGACGTTCTCGTTTACCCTGCCGGCCGCCGACCGGGGCGAGTGACGCCGCGGGAGAGGCGGTCCGAAGGAATTCGTCGGCGCGGTCCGGACGAGGTCACGACGGTTTTCGACCGCCACCGTTCAGCGGGAGTATGCGCGTCACCGGGAACAGCGCCGAACTCGAGGGTCCCGGGAGCACTCTGAGGGCGTCGAGGAGGCGCTACAATCCGCGACAGAATCGAATCAGGACCCGAATTGCGGGCCACGGGGACGGGACCTGCCTCGATACGATTACTGCCAGCGGGGTCTTCCTGTCCGTGCGACGGCTATGTGACCCGTTCAGTTGTCTTCGTCTTCGGTGTCGCCTTCGTCCATGCCGTTCTAGTTTGCGTCGTCGGAATCTCCCGATGCACCTTCGAGGACGATCGTGACTTCTTCGTCCGTCTCCTCCTCGACCGTGACCGACTCTTCGACGGTCTCGAACTCGTCGTCGAGACTCTCGACGGTGATCGTGTGGTCGCCGGTGTGGACGAGCGTCGAGACCACGATCTGGCCGTTCTGGATCTCCTGACCGTAGTGGAGGGTGGTATCTTCCTCGTCGTGAGCGATCGTCACTTCGACGCCCGTCGAGATAGGGTCTCCGTCCTCGTTCTCCAGGTTGATCGTGAGTTCGCCCGGATTGTCTAGTTCGAACTCGTCGTTCTCGTCGCTGTCGTTCTCGTCGTCCGCAGTTTCGTCGGAACAGCCTGCGAGTGCGACCGTCGTCAGGGAGGCTATCGTGGAACCAAATCGGCGGCGGGAGAGCGATTTTTGGACCATATCGGAGCGTGCCGGTACGCCCGTATAAGCTTTCAGATTTCTTTAACTATCGTTCGGTGGTACCACTCACCACACGAGCGTGGACGATCGGTCGGCGAGCCAGCCGATCTGCCGATGCTGAAGAACGTCGGAGTCCCGTCGGCCGAGACCACGCCGTTTTTCGATCTCCGCCGACGAGAACGGGTATGCGCGTCACCGAGGGCGGCGTCGAACTCGAGGTACCCGGCGAGCAGACCGAGGGCGTCGAGGAGGCGGTGTTCTACAACCCGCGACAGGAGTTGAACCGGGACCTGACGATCGCGACGCTGCGGGCCTTCCGCGATCGGGAACCGCGAGCGGAATCGTACCTCGACGCGATGACCGCCAGCGGCATCCGGGGCGTGCGTGCCGCCGTCGACGGCTGGGACGTCACCTGCTGTGACGTCGACGAGGAGGCGGTCGACCTCGCCCGAGAGAACCTCGGGCGCAACGACCTGGAGGCGACGGTCGAACACCGCAACGTCAACGGTCTGATGCACGACGAGGTGTTTGACGTGATCGACCTCGACCCCTACGGGACGCCGATGCCGTTCGCCGACGCCGCCTTCGCGAACTGCCGCGACCTCGTCTGCGTCACCGCGACCGACACCGCGCCGCTGTGCGGGGCCCACTTCGACAGCGGCGTCCGCTCGTACTCCGCCGTGCCGCGGAACACGGACTACCACCCCGAGATGGGCGTCCGGATCCTCCTCTCCGCGCTCGCCCGTAGCGCCGCCCGGTTCGACGTCGGCGTCGAACCGATCCTGACCCACGCGACCAGCCACTACGTCCGGACCTACCTCGAACTCGATCACCGGGCGACGTCGGCCGACGCCGCGATCGACGAGTTGGGGCACGTCTACCACTGCGAGGACTGTCTCTACCGCGAGCACGACCCCGGGCTGATCGCCGACCCGATCGAGACCTGTCCCCACTGCGGGGACGATCGGATGCTCGCGGCGGGGCCGGTCTGGCTCGGCCCGGTGCACGATCACGACTTCGTCGAGGCCGTTCGTGCGGCGGTGCCGGACGCGTTCGGCACCGCGGAGAAGGCGCGAGAACTCTGCGAGACGCTCGCCGCCGAACTCGACACGCCGACCCACTACGATCAGCACAAACTCTGTCGGAACTGGGGGCTGCCCGCCAACGCGATGGACGATTTTCTCGCCGACCTTCGCGACGCGGGCCACGCGGCCTCGCGGGCCCACTACGGCGGAACGACGTTCAAGACGGACGCGAGCGTCGGCGAGATCCGTGCGGCGACCGAGGACAATCTCGACTGATCGGGCGGCGACGCCGTGTCGATCGGCCGCCCGAGAAGCCGTGACTCGCGATCGTAAAGTCCGTGGCCCGCGGCCGTAAGTACCGGTTGCCTCCGAGTAATGCGGGTACGTGGGAGCAGAACGCCCGGTAGACGGGGAGAGAAACACCCGAGAGACGAAACCGCCGGGACGCGGGCAGCACGATCGCCGGAAATGGTCGATTATTTGGGAACGATATGCATACGTTATGCTGTTGCGTAGCGTACGAGTGGACGGTGAAATACGCCATGGAAAAGAACGTCGGCGGATACGACCGCGGAATTCGGTTCATCGTTGGGCCGGTACTGCTGATCGTCGGTATCGCCGCAGTTGCTGGGCTGCTCTCGATCGCTGCCGGGGCCGTCGGCGCGGCCCTCGCCGTGCTCGCGCTCGTCGTCGGTGCGGTGCTGACGACCACCGCGATCACGCAGAAGTGTCCCATGAACTCGTTGCTCGGTGTCAACACCTACAAGGGAATGGCCCGCTCAGAGTCGGAGACCGGCGACCCGCAGGCTGGTCGACCCAGCTGAACCCGATTTTTGCGACGGCGTTGCACTGCTCGATTTGGGCGTGCCGTATCCGACTCGTGGCACGAGCGAAGCGCCGAGTCGTCCGGAAACCGGAGACTACGGCGCTCGGATCGGCCGGTGTGGGCGATCTGGATCGGGGACGCGTTCGACGAACAACTATCGTCTCTCCGGGAGAGTCGGTACCCGTCACTGCTCCCCTGCAAGCCTCTGCTACACGATCGCATATTTGGCCCCATCCCGCATAGAGAGACGTGTGATCGACTACAGACAGGGACTCGCGTTCACGCGTCGACTCGCCGGCCTCGCGAAACGCGAGCAACTGACGCTGCTCGCGGCCGGGGTCGCGTTCTACGGGTTCATTTCGCTCGTCCCGCTCGCGCTGCTGACGGTCGCGCTCGCGGCTTCGATCGGCGGGGAAGCACTCGCAATCCGACTCTCGACCGCCGCCAGTGACGTGCTCACGCCGTCGGCACAGGAACTGCTCGCGGAGACGATCGTCGACGAAACCGGCCGTACGGGGGCGACCATCGTGGGGATCCTCGGCCTGCTCTGGGGATCGAGCCGGGTCCTGTGGGGACTCGATCGGGCCTTCTCGCTGGTGTACGGTACCGGGGGCACGAAGTCGCTGCTGGACACGATCTGGGACGCCACGATCGTTTTCGCCGTGATCGCGCTCGGACTCGCGTTCGTCGGCGCGCTCGAGATCGGGATCCGCGTGTTTCCGTTCGCCGGCGTCTTCGTCGTCGGTCAACTGTTCGTCCTGCTGGGCCTGGTCGCGACCTTCCTGCCGCTGTACGTGGTGTTTCCGGACGTCGACGTCGGATTTCGCGAGGCCCTTCCCGGGACCGTTTTCGCCGCGATCGGCTGGTACGTCCTGAGCCGGACGTTCTCGCTGTACGCGGGTCTCGCCGGCGACTACGCCGTCTACGGCGCACTCGGAGCCGTCTTTCTCGTCCTCGTCTGGCTGTACGCCGGGGCGATCGTCCTCGTGTTCGGAGCCCTCCTCAACGCGGTCCTCGCCACCCGTGAAGTGGATCGGCAGCTACAAAGTCCCCGCGCCCGACAGTTTTCCACAGAAGCGATGACCGACGACGCCACGGGTGCCGACGAGGGCGAGGGCGGCGGCCACGACGAGAGCGCCGGGGCGGGCGGTGAACCCGATCACGACGAGGGGGCCAGTATCGATCGCGAACCCGGCGACGAGCCCACGGGCCAGCGATCGCGGACGACCGCTCGCACGCGCGACCGATCGGCCGACCCCGAAGCGCTCCGGGAGGAGATCGAACGGCTGCGCGATCGGATCGACGACTTCGAGACGGACGTCGAGGATCGGACGGTCAAGAAGGAGTCGATCGAGAGCGAACTCAAACGCTACGTCCGCCGCCGGGTCCGCCGCGGGCACGCCCACGGCTGGGGGCCCTACATCGTGCTCCTGTACGGGACGGCGATGGCCATCGCCGCGTTTTACTTCCTCTCGGGCGGCTGGGCGATCCTCGCGATGTTCGTCGTCTGGACGTCCACGCTCGGCGTCTACGTGCTGATGGTGCTGTTCGGGTTCGGCCTCTCGCTGCTCGGCGCACCCGGCCGCCTGCGCGATCGGATCGGCGACTGGCGGTCCTGACGGCCGTCGAACGGCGCCCCCTCGATCGGTAACGACAGACCCCGGTCCTCGAACCGCCGGTACGATGCGGTTCGAATCGACGCCGACGGCTCCCGTGGAGCCGATGTCGCGGGATACGAGAACGGGAACAAAACGCGAACCGCAACCGAACCGGATTCGGGGTGATGCGCCGGTTAGAACGT
The nucleotide sequence above comes from Halosolutus halophilus. Encoded proteins:
- a CDS encoding ABC transporter permease, which translates into the protein MATDVTQEIDRPNATSRLPFVDVDLRRLLFGAGGIAAFVALWWLGSLVQPSYVLPSPIAVAETFAAEAASGDLTAALGQSVRHWLPGAVVGTGLGIGVGIALAWSSVLDDVSSPVVRVLRPVPPLALVGFAIAWFGINHAGAAFIIAVGAFWINFYAAYGAVEGVSEDLLDVARSLGVKGNLELVRSVVVPAASPELMTGIRTGIGRSWMLVVAAELFGVPGIGREILRASNNLQVDAVITYILALSLVFLVVDTAFRAAQRRVLAWR
- a CDS encoding DUF99 family protein, translating into MKSGVRALGVAESFRGDDASVDRSTLAGAVVRRDRVVDGLGYAACTVGGTDATAAVESLVDDVARPDVRYVLLGAVAPAWYNLLDLSRIHEAAERPVLAVTFEASDGLEAGLRDAFSGPELQQRLETYRSLPDRRDVSVNDETVYVRHLGCDADEAREIVRAFTPDGGRPEPLRVARLAARAANAYLGDRE
- a CDS encoding ribonuclease HI family protein; this encodes MTDDPLPAEHLSPLATLVDEVLAGVGYEVAAATDAIDDAVPGYGGLFDPATTPPELRRALESLLASGLTRPSVPEPTSDTFVLYVDGSSRGNPGPAGAGAVITDAAEDQLVRLGRPVGSRTGNNTAEYVALQLGLSELLARYEPRRLDVRIDSMTVIRDVWGGNDPTEPGVETYSEAVTTALSRIPEHQYTHLADSDPNPADALATVGADIAAFGPG
- a CDS encoding ABC transporter ATP-binding protein → MAVDDTDASRVRVDGVGKQYATEQGPVQALEDVSFEVEPGEFVCLVGPSGSGKTTLFRVVAGLESPTSGSVSLDGTPVREPNPDMGIVFQEYHLFPWRTVRGNIAFGLERTDVSTDDRERRVQHLVDLVGLDGFEDSYPKALSGGMKQRVALARALAVDPALLLMDEPFGAVDAQTKERLQTELLEIWDQTGKTILFVTHDVEEAVKLADRIVVMAKDPGRVREIVEIDLPRPRSRADEAFGEYYERVLDLIRA
- the hisH gene encoding imidazole glycerol phosphate synthase subunit HisH, with protein sequence MSSVSSAQEQSLASVVVVDYGLGNLRSVTRGLERAGADVEITDDPEAFHAADGVVLPGVGAFREGVENADPLREDLLEVAETGTPLFGICLGMQMLLTTSEEGENEGESAVQGLDLIPGTNVRFAEGQKVPHMGWNELSVDRDHPLVEGVDGEYAYFVHSYYAVPDDEIATVATTDYEIEFPSIVASEDGTVFGTQFHPEKSGETGLQILRNFVEICASE
- a CDS encoding uracil-DNA glycosylase, producing MGEMEDLRVTACTRCPDLVDCRSRIVNGTGPEDADVLFVGEGPGANEDEQGEPFVGRSGTVLDDALRTVGLDRETVRITNCVRCRPPENRDPTTEELENCREYLEREIDLLDPDAIVTLGKVPSEHLLDRSVAVTKEAGDVADVRIEGTPRRVLICVHPAATLYDRSQEETFETTLQRAADLAGVDGSDNGSGQTRLDGF
- a CDS encoding sensor histidine kinase, producing the protein MRKDLEVQLAESDATVDTEALPRVEGDRNQLRQLFQNLLSNAIEYSGDEPPRVHVTAERNGSNCTVSVADEGIGIDPADSDRVFEVFRRLHGREEYEGTGIGLALCKRIVERHGGEIWVDSEPGEGSTFSFTLPAADRGE
- a CDS encoding ABC transporter substrate-binding protein, with translation MIDDSISLSRREYLAGTSAVGTAAVAGCFGSRSNELTIAHMPIFPDLQYFVMESEGFLSEIDAEIDSREFTDGPAIVQAYGGGEIDIAMFGIVPAMIVIDRGIPATVTATNIKEPMAIMAHEEFQTLWDDHGADAFEVWKDDRGETFRFGTFPQGSVPDVLLRYWLREEVGVDPDEAVDIIEIGGANAVFQAIANDEIDGTSIMEPVPTRAESEGLPVQLFRTSAEIMPGQPAAVTLMHDEVRDSDVASQFLEQHVRATDFIHENPAETADIVEDGIGMPAEQARRALDGPLANFVTDPREIENGTEIFASFAHENGQIDDELSTEDVFDYDLYDGVTS